The Clostridium beijerinckii genomic sequence GGTGCTGAAGTTGAGGGATATACAAATCCTCATGAAGCTATTGATAACATAATGCGATTTAAACCGGATGTGTTGTTTTTAGATATAGAAATGCCGGAAATTAATGGTTTGCAGTTTGCAGAAATAGTTAATTCAATCGAATATGATTGCGAGATTGTATTTATTACAGCGTATAATCAATATGCAATCAATGCATTTAGAGTTAACGCTATAGATTATTTGTTAAAGCCAATCATAGTTGAGGAACTTTATAGTTCAATTGAGCGTGTGAAAAAGAGAAGATTTTTGACTTCTAGTGTTAGTCCAAATAAAGAAATAAAAATTTCTTTATTTGGAGGGGTATCTCTATATATAGGAGATGAAAAGAAACCTATTAGATGGATGACAGCTAAAAGTGCTGAAATTTTTGCTTTCATGCTTCTAGGAAAAGACGATAAAGAAATATCTAAATGGAGATTAATGAATGAAGTATGGCCAGATAAAGATAAAGAAAAAGCAGATATTAATCTTCGAAGTACAATTAGCCGATTAAATAAAACTTTTAGGGAGAATTCTATAAAGATTTCAATTATATCTACTGGAAATGGATATAAATTACAAATGGCGGAACCAGATATAAGAATAGATGCATTTGAATTAGAAAACTTAGTATTTAATATCGCTGAAATAAATTCTACTAATATAGAGCATTATGAAAGAGTTATACTTAATTATAAATATATGCTTCTTGAAGATTTTAACAGCGATTGGTGCTATTTTGAAAGAGAAAATTATCATAGATATTTTTTGAATGGAGCACGTAAACTTGTAAAATATTATAAAGATATTAATGCTGAGCCAATTAAGATTTTAAAACTTGTTGAACTTATTATTCGATACGAACCTTACGATGAGGAAATGAGAGGGAATGCTTTAATGCTACATTATAAGGTCGGTGGAATAAAAAAAGCAGAAAAATATTATAATGAGTACTATGAAATGATAGAAAATGATCTGCAGATGGAGCCATCAGCAGCTGTAAAAGAATTATACAAATACATTTTAAATCACTAGATAATAATTTTTATGATAAGTACTATAAGTATTTACAAATATTAGGCAATATTAGACTATTATATATAATTCGAATAAGAATTTATATTATAAAATAAAAATAAATACTCCAAGAAAGGTTAAAAATATACAATGTTTACATTTTTAACCTTTTATTTATTTAATTTCTAAAAATAATAATATCTTGCCACAAATTTGCAACAATATATTGTGTAGAATAAAGTTGTAATAATTCTTTTTATAAACAATATTTTTAAAATTAAATAACACAAGGGGGTAATTATGATGAATTTATTTTCTTCAACTTCTTCTTCATCAAATGGTCTAGAGAGGGAGAGGCTAAAACTTATATTGGTACATGATAAAACTGATATATCTAGTGAGGTTTTAGATTCTATGAGAGAGGAAATACTAGAGGTAATTGATATATATATAAAAGCAGAAAATTCATGCAAAAAGATGATATTAACACAAGATACTGTAAATATAGATAATTATTCAATATTGATTGCTAGTATACCTATGAAATAAGAAATAGAATATATAATGCATATGATAATATTACAGATATAAAAATCTTATTAAAAAGAAGATATACTGGAGTTTTGCACGTACTGCGAACAGATAGTAATTTATATGTTGCATCGTTCCTAATTCAAGACTTGAGCAATAATTAAATTGATATTGTATAAGTGTAAGTGATTACTTTACTATAAGCAAGTAGATAAACACTTACACTTGTTTTTTTTATAGCATGTTGGAAGTGACAGCAAAGTGGTATATAATGATGAAAAAGCTTATTTAATGTTTTAAATTGAAAGGGAGGAATAAGAATGTCTTATTTATTCGTAGAGTATCCAAAATGTACAACTTGCAAACGAGCAAAAAAGTGGCTCGATGAACATCAAGTTGAATATGAGGATAGACATATAGTTGATAACAATCCTAAAATAGAAGAACTTCAAGAATGGATAAAGAAAAGTGGCTTGCCAATTAAAAAGTTTTTTAACACAAGTGGAACTGTATATAAAGAGATGAATTTGAGTCAAAAGCTTAAAGAACTTTCAGAAGAAGAACAAGTAAAGCTTTTATCAACAAACGGAATGTTGGTTAAGCGTCCTATTGTAGTTGGAGATGACTTTGTACTTGTTGGTTTTAGAGATGAGAGTTTATGGGAAGAGTCACTTTTGAAAGGCTAGATTAGTGATTAAGTGATAATAAGAAAGAGATATTTGAATTTAAATATCTCTTTCTTTATTTTTGCGGAAATTATCAAAGATAATAACTTATAGAGATTGAAGAGTAAT encodes the following:
- a CDS encoding response regulator — encoded protein: MIKAMVVDDETLTNDHICELIRDTGAEVEGYTNPHEAIDNIMRFKPDVLFLDIEMPEINGLQFAEIVNSIEYDCEIVFITAYNQYAINAFRVNAIDYLLKPIIVEELYSSIERVKKRRFLTSSVSPNKEIKISLFGGVSLYIGDEKKPIRWMTAKSAEIFAFMLLGKDDKEISKWRLMNEVWPDKDKEKADINLRSTISRLNKTFRENSIKISIISTGNGYKLQMAEPDIRIDAFELENLVFNIAEINSTNIEHYERVILNYKYMLLEDFNSDWCYFERENYHRYFLNGARKLVKYYKDINAEPIKILKLVELIIRYEPYDEEMRGNALMLHYKVGGIKKAEKYYNEYYEMIENDLQMEPSAAVKELYKYILNH
- the minE gene encoding cell division topological specificity factor MinE, giving the protein MMNLFSSTSSSSNGLERERLKLILVHDKTDISSEVLDSMREEILEVIDIYIKAENSCKKMILTQDTVNIDNYSILIASIPMK
- a CDS encoding arsenate reductase family protein, with translation MSYLFVEYPKCTTCKRAKKWLDEHQVEYEDRHIVDNNPKIEELQEWIKKSGLPIKKFFNTSGTVYKEMNLSQKLKELSEEEQVKLLSTNGMLVKRPIVVGDDFVLVGFRDESLWEESLLKG